The bacterium genome includes a window with the following:
- the mgtE gene encoding magnesium transporter: MQVSKLLLPEIVAAIENDDLQSLKTVFQDLHPSDIAEVVNQLSSEHVAAIIRLLRFPSGIHVFEQLDLQTQANVLNHLGRTETVNILEELSSDDRVDLVQKLPEQTVKSLLPFIAKTERDEIKKLLQYQEDSAGALMTTEYVNIPVDMNVKTALAHIKKVALEKETIYYVYVVDAQRKLIGTVSLRDLVLADDECQISTILSKDPIALSVDADLEEVVKTFEKYDFLAVPVVDHELKLIGIITHDDAFDTVIEEHTEDAHRMGAMQPLEDPYFQSKISDIVKKRGFWLMLLFLGQFFTFSALQYFESTMQKAVMLMFFVPLIISSGGNSGSQSVTLITRGLAVGDVNSKDFFKVLRRETLVGLLLGLFLCMIGIVWAHFIWGAEFYLCIAVGISLISVVTFGALVGSLLPIIFKHLGQDPAIMSSPFVASIVDVIGIVIYFSVAKTLLNL; the protein is encoded by the coding sequence ATGCAAGTTTCAAAACTCTTATTACCTGAGATTGTTGCGGCAATTGAAAACGACGATCTTCAAAGCCTAAAAACGGTTTTTCAAGATTTGCACCCCAGTGATATTGCCGAAGTGGTCAACCAACTCTCCAGTGAACATGTTGCTGCAATTATTCGCCTTTTACGTTTTCCAAGTGGTATTCATGTTTTTGAGCAACTGGACTTACAAACTCAGGCCAATGTTCTTAACCACTTGGGGAGAACCGAAACGGTTAATATTTTAGAAGAACTCTCTTCGGATGACCGGGTAGACTTGGTTCAAAAACTCCCTGAACAAACTGTAAAATCCTTGTTACCTTTCATCGCAAAAACCGAACGCGATGAAATAAAAAAGCTTTTGCAATATCAAGAAGATTCTGCTGGTGCATTGATGACCACAGAATATGTCAATATCCCGGTTGACATGAATGTTAAAACGGCTCTTGCTCACATCAAAAAAGTCGCTTTAGAAAAAGAAACCATTTATTATGTTTATGTTGTTGATGCACAGCGCAAGCTTATTGGTACTGTTTCCTTGCGTGACTTGGTTTTGGCTGATGATGAATGTCAAATTAGCACAATTTTATCCAAAGATCCTATTGCCTTATCTGTGGATGCTGACCTTGAAGAGGTGGTTAAAACATTTGAAAAGTATGACTTCTTGGCTGTGCCGGTGGTTGATCATGAGCTAAAACTGATTGGTATCATCACACATGATGACGCTTTTGATACCGTCATTGAAGAGCATACAGAAGATGCACACAGAATGGGGGCCATGCAACCCCTTGAAGACCCCTATTTTCAATCAAAAATATCAGATATTGTTAAAAAACGTGGATTTTGGCTGATGTTGCTGTTTTTAGGGCAGTTTTTTACTTTTTCTGCTTTGCAATACTTTGAATCCACCATGCAAAAAGCGGTTATGCTGATGTTTTTTGTGCCTCTCATCATATCTTCTGGTGGAAACTCTGGCTCACAATCGGTAACACTGATTACCCGTGGTTTGGCTGTAGGAGACGTAAACAGTAAAGATTTTTTCAAAGTTCTACGCAGAGAAACCTTAGTGGGTTTGCTGCTGGGCTTATTTTTGTGCATGATTGGCATTGTATGGGCTCATTTTATATGGGGAGCAGAGTTCTATTTATGCATTGCCGTGGGTATTTCCTTGATCAGTGTGGTGACCTTTGGTGCTTTGGTTGGATCACTGCTACCCATTATTTTTAAACACTTAGGCCAAGATCCGGCTATCATGTCTTCTCCGTTTGTTGCTTCTATTGTTGATGTGATTGGGATTGTTATTTATTTTTCAGTGGCCAAAACTTTATTGAATTTGTAA
- a CDS encoding N-acetylmuramic acid 6-phosphate etherase has product MNEKNQHPLPLTEQALANSLDIDARSTSQIIDIIQNNDQDLPHLLKQVQSQLTLLVNTAVSQIEQGGRIIYVGAGTSGRLGYLDAVECLPTYNQGEETIIALIAGGKQALHTAVEGAEDDTELAVSDLKNIQLKNKDIVIGLSASGTTPYVLSALDFAKQQDCSTWIVSNNPLQQSDFAHHYVYLATGPEVVTGSTRMKAGTALKMFLNCFSSACMIKLGHTFGNLMVDMKATNTKLSKRTLRITDSLLLKAPQEPFTQGLKHYILQEKTQTSYADSEKYLSRHKGHLKQALSQDLKLELNNYSALILDMDGSMLRYHLPVGFSTWAALGWAYTIYDQMEQWIEQYKQEKIAYADIWSLCAQALKNKPIDLAQQNLFCSAGTAPYNRGLQIALPLFKQHLKVGILSSGLSMVAESIQRQFGLDFSMSNTFNHNGHVFDGTVTLDVPYIDKYDCYRKLIQEHNLKSKNIIYVGDSSNDFSILDEVGFPIFYITPHNHHLKNMAKEHKWHLVSDYYDILRLFATGKN; this is encoded by the coding sequence ATGAATGAGAAAAATCAGCATCCGCTTCCACTCACAGAACAAGCTTTGGCCAATTCTTTGGATATCGATGCGCGCAGTACCAGCCAAATAATTGATATTATTCAAAATAATGATCAGGATCTACCTCATCTCTTAAAACAAGTGCAATCACAATTGACTTTGTTGGTCAATACAGCTGTTTCTCAAATAGAGCAAGGTGGGCGGATTATCTATGTTGGTGCCGGTACCAGTGGTCGTTTGGGTTATTTAGATGCTGTTGAGTGTCTTCCTACCTACAACCAGGGAGAAGAAACCATTATAGCGCTTATTGCTGGGGGTAAACAGGCTTTGCACACCGCCGTTGAGGGGGCAGAAGATGATACAGAACTTGCGGTATCTGACTTAAAAAATATCCAACTTAAAAATAAAGATATTGTCATTGGTCTATCTGCCAGTGGCACCACGCCTTATGTTTTATCTGCTTTGGATTTTGCCAAACAGCAAGACTGCTCAACTTGGATAGTCAGCAATAACCCTTTACAACAATCAGACTTTGCGCATCATTATGTTTACCTTGCTACCGGTCCAGAAGTGGTGACCGGCTCAACGCGTATGAAAGCCGGAACGGCCTTAAAAATGTTTCTCAACTGCTTTTCCAGTGCATGCATGATTAAACTGGGACACACTTTTGGTAACTTGATGGTGGATATGAAAGCCACCAACACCAAGTTATCCAAAAGGACTTTAAGAATTACAGACAGTTTATTGCTTAAAGCACCGCAAGAACCGTTTACTCAAGGACTTAAACATTATATTTTGCAAGAAAAAACCCAAACATCCTATGCGGACAGTGAAAAATATTTAAGCAGACACAAAGGTCACCTTAAACAAGCCTTAAGCCAAGACTTAAAATTAGAATTAAACAACTACTCTGCGCTTATTCTTGATATGGATGGCAGCATGCTGCGCTATCATTTGCCTGTTGGTTTTTCTACCTGGGCAGCTCTAGGATGGGCATACACTATCTATGACCAAATGGAGCAGTGGATAGAGCAATACAAACAAGAAAAAATAGCTTATGCTGATATTTGGAGTCTTTGCGCGCAAGCCTTAAAAAACAAGCCCATTGATCTGGCTCAGCAAAATTTATTTTGTAGTGCTGGAACTGCCCCTTACAATAGAGGCTTACAAATAGCACTGCCTTTATTTAAACAACACCTAAAAGTAGGGATTCTCAGCAGTGGTTTAAGCATGGTAGCTGAATCCATTCAAAGACAATTTGGTTTGGATTTTTCCATGTCCAATACCTTCAATCACAATGGTCATGTTTTTGATGGGACCGTTACTTTAGATGTACCTTATATTGATAAATACGACTGTTATCGTAAACTTATTCAAGAGCACAATCTAAAGTCAAAAAACATTATTTACGTTGGCGATTCATCCAATGATTTTAGCATTCTTGATGAGGTGGGCTTCCCTATTTTTTACATTACGCCCCACAACCATCATTTAAAAAATATGGCCAAAGAGCACAAGTGGCATCTGGTCAGTGATTACTATGATATCTTAAGATTATTTGCGACAGGAAAAAATTAA
- a CDS encoding NADP-dependent isocitrate dehydrogenase produces the protein MSQKITIAYGDGIGPEIMEACLSILKKSGADLNYEVIEIGENVYKKGHTSGISEQDWDTLVKNHIFLKSPITTPQGGGYKSLNVTIRKTLGLYANIRPVKSLHPFVQTKHPKMDMVIVRENEEDLYAGIEHRQTQEVYQCLKLISAPGSEKIIRFAFEYAKSVKRKKITCMTKDNIMKLTDGLFHKTFDEVAKDYPEMDVDHWIIDIGAAKIADSPEDFDVIVVPNLYGDIVSDIAAQITGSVGMAGSANIGAKCAMFEAIHGSAPTIAGQNIANPSGLLMGAVQMLNYIGQSSVAEKIENAWLTTIEEGIHTGDIYDQNSKEKVSTQDFSKAVIERLGSKPQTLKAVEYGETSQKISIHLKEKPKVEKKLEGMDVFIDCDDRRPDVLGEKLIAVAQATDLKLVMITNRGVKVFPKGNPHTFCTDHWRCRFMHQDDEKKVTHQELIELQQKILEANLEVIKTENLYRFGEERGYSLGQGQ, from the coding sequence ATGAGCCAAAAAATTACAATAGCCTATGGTGATGGTATTGGACCAGAAATAATGGAAGCCTGCCTAAGTATTCTTAAAAAATCTGGCGCAGATTTAAACTATGAAGTCATTGAAATTGGTGAGAACGTTTATAAAAAAGGTCACACCTCCGGAATTTCTGAGCAAGATTGGGATACCTTGGTCAAAAACCACATTTTTTTAAAATCACCCATTACGACACCCCAAGGAGGTGGTTATAAAAGCTTAAATGTGACCATTCGTAAGACTTTGGGTTTGTATGCCAATATTCGTCCAGTCAAGTCACTTCATCCTTTTGTGCAAACCAAACATCCTAAAATGGATATGGTGATTGTACGAGAAAATGAAGAAGATTTATATGCAGGGATTGAACACCGTCAAACTCAAGAAGTTTATCAATGTTTGAAGTTGATCAGTGCCCCTGGAAGTGAAAAAATTATTCGATTTGCTTTTGAATATGCCAAAAGTGTCAAGCGTAAGAAAATTACATGCATGACCAAAGATAACATCATGAAGTTAACAGATGGTCTTTTTCATAAAACCTTTGATGAAGTGGCCAAAGATTATCCTGAAATGGATGTGGATCACTGGATTATAGACATTGGTGCTGCGAAAATCGCCGATAGTCCTGAAGACTTTGATGTTATTGTTGTTCCTAACCTCTATGGCGATATTGTTTCAGATATTGCCGCCCAAATCACAGGCTCTGTGGGTATGGCTGGCTCTGCAAACATTGGTGCAAAGTGCGCTATGTTTGAAGCCATTCATGGTTCAGCTCCAACCATAGCAGGACAAAACATTGCCAACCCCAGTGGTTTACTTATGGGTGCTGTTCAAATGTTAAACTATATTGGGCAAAGCAGCGTTGCAGAGAAAATAGAAAATGCATGGTTGACAACCATTGAGGAAGGGATTCATACTGGAGATATTTATGACCAAAACAGCAAGGAAAAAGTCAGCACGCAAGACTTTTCTAAAGCAGTGATTGAACGTTTGGGCAGTAAGCCTCAAACGCTTAAAGCGGTTGAGTACGGTGAGACTTCACAAAAAATCAGTATTCATTTAAAAGAAAAGCCTAAAGTAGAGAAAAAATTAGAAGGCATGGATGTTTTTATTGATTGTGATGACAGACGTCCTGATGTTCTAGGAGAAAAACTGATTGCAGTAGCGCAAGCAACCGATCTTAAACTGGTCATGATCACCAACCGCGGCGTAAAAGTTTTTCCAAAAGGCAATCCGCACACATTTTGTACCGATCACTGGCGTTGCAGATTTATGCATCAAGACGATGAAAAAAAGGTTACGCATCAAGAGCTTATTGAACTTCAGCAAAAGATTTTAGAGGCAAATTTAGAAGTCATTAAGACTGAAAATTTATACCGTTTTGGTGAAGAGAGAGGTTATTCTTTAGGGCAAGGTCAATAA